A section of the Camelus ferus isolate YT-003-E chromosome 33, BCGSAC_Cfer_1.0, whole genome shotgun sequence genome encodes:
- the LOC102516390 gene encoding olfactory receptor 8B3: MLARNDSLVTEFILAGLTDRPELQQPLFCLFLMIYIVTLVGNLGLIILIGLNSHLHTPMYYFLFNLSFVDLCYSSVFTPKMLMNFVSMKNIISYVGCMTQLFFFLFFVISECYMLTSMAYDRYVAICNPLLYKVTMSRRVCVVLSLAAYVMGFAGASAHTGCMLRLTFCNVNIINHYLCDILPLLQLSCTSTYVNELVVLIVVSINIAVPSVTILVSYIFILTSILHIRSAQGRSKAFSTCSSHVIALSILYGSAAFMYLKCSSPGSMEQGKVSSVFYTHTGPMLNPLIYSLRNKGVKVALRKSLFKIQRRSMS; encoded by the coding sequence ATGCTGGCTAGAAATGACTCCTTAGTGACTGAATTTATTCTTGCCGGGTTAACAGACCGTCCAGAGCTCCAGCAACCCCTCTTTTGCTTGTTTCTGATGATCTACATTGTCACCTTGGTGGGCAATCTTGGCTTGATCATTCTTATTGGTCTAAATTCtcacctccacacccccatgtactatTTCCTCTTCAACTTGTCCTTCGTTGATCTCTGTTACTCATCTGTTTTCACCCCCAAGATGCTGATGAACTTTGTGTCCATGAAGAATATCATCTCCTATGTCGGGTGCATGActcagctgtttttctttctcttttttgtcatCTCTGAATGTTATATGTTGACCTCAATGGCCTATGatcgctatgtggccatctgtaatCCGTTGCTGTATAAGGTCACCATGTCCCGTCGGGTCTGTGTGGTGCTGTCTCTGGCTGCATATGTGATGGGATTTGCCGGAGCCTCTGCCCACACCGGGTGCATGCTCAGACTAACCTTCTGCAATGTTAATATCATCAACCATTACTTGTGTGACATCCTCCCACTCCTCCAGCTCTCTTGCACCAGCACTTATGTCAACGAGTTAGTAGTTCTTATTGTGGTAAGTATTAATATTGCGGTACCCAGTGTCACCATCCTGGTTTCTTACATCTTCATCCTCACTAGCATTCTTCACATCAGATCTGCTCAAGGAAGATCGAAAGCCTTCAGTACCTGTAGCTCCCACGTCATTGCTCTTTCTATTTTATATGGGTCAGCAGCATTCATGTATCTTAAATGTTCTTCTCCTGGATCTATGGAGCAGggaaaagtttcttctgttttctatacTCATACGGGACCCATGCTCAATCCCCTGATCTACAGTTTGAGGAACAAGGGTGTCAAGGTTGCACTTAGGAAATCCCTGTTTAAAATCCAGAGGAGAAGCATGTCCTAA
- the LOC102511416 gene encoding olfactory receptor 143, with protein MEDNSSVTEFILMGLTDQPELQLPLFFLFLVNCVITVLGNLSLINLICLNVHLHTPMYFFLFNLSFIDLCYSFVFTPKMLMSFTSERNIISFRGCMTQLFFFCFFVNSECYVLTAMAYDRYVAICKPLMYTITMSPQVCSLLMSGSYVMGFAGAVVHTGCMIRLIFCDSNIINHYMCDIFPLLQLSCSSTYINELVVSVVVGTVIIVSSLIIFISYALILFSILHIPSVKGWSKAFSTCGSHIITVGLFYGFGLLTYIKPSSAGSVGQGKFFSVFYTNVVPMLNPLIYSLRNKDVKIAVKKTLKRITN; from the coding sequence ATGGAAGATAACTCCTCTGTGACCGAATTTATCCTTATGGGATTGACAGACCAACCTGAACTCCAACTGCccctgtttttcctgtttttggtGAACTGCGTGATCACTGTGTTGGGCAATCTGAGCTTGATTAATCTAATTTGTCTAAACGTGCACcttcacacccccatgtacttcttcctcttcAACCTGTCCTTTATTGATCTCTGTTACTCATTTGTGTTTACCCCCAAAATGCTAATGAGCTTTACTTCAGAGAGGAATATTATCTCCTTTAGAGGATGCATGACTCagctctttttcttctgcttttttgtcAACTCTGAGTGCTATGTCTTGACAGCCATGGCCTATGATCGTTacgtggccatctgtaagccccTGATGTACACAATTACCATGTCCCCTCAGGTCTGTTCTCTGCTGATGTCTGGTTCATATGTGATGGGGTTTGCTGGTGCCGTGGTCCACACAGGGTGTATGATCAGGttgatcttttgtgattccaacaTCATCAACCATTACATGTGTGAcatcttccccctcctccagctgtcCTGTAGCAGCACCTATATCAACGAGCTTGTGGTTTCTGTTGTTGTGGGCACAGTTATTATAGTATCTAGCctcattatctttatttcttatgctttgattcttttcagtatccTTCATATACCATCAGTTAAAGGTTGGTCCAAAGCCTTTAGCACCTGTGGCTCCCACATAATAACAGTTGGTCTCTTCTATGGTTTTGGGCTGCTCACTTACATCAAGCCATCATCTGCTGGGTCTGTAgggcaggggaaatttttctcagtgttttacaCCAATGTGGTGCCCATGCTGAACCCTCTCATTTATAGCCTCAGGAACAAAGATGTCAAGATTGCTGTGAAGAAAACCCTGAAGAGAATTACAAACTGA